The following coding sequences are from one Neurospora crassa OR74A linkage group I, whole genome shotgun sequence window:
- a CDS encoding fungal specific transcription factor domain-containing protein: MASQTTGAQHIQHHHQHQQHAVSSTSAANQQQQAYSASIPPAVSMSSTIMGGLSSLPPTSAHQQQQNSFRRTSVASSITTATLDDDQMVTPMSTPRSLDPNSSNNLYGPGPSSMGLDMGMLGVGVGGGGNINGLLGGIGSGMGSSSSNSSSQQPIVSSAQMNNNNTIMSIATGISAGLSTNYPPNNNLPLPNMPIPMSMPMPISMVPISSMSSLTSTLPLSNNPHRPLSQHPSQHTGGQHTGGQKPIRRRMRMITSCLECRRRKLKCNKCKPCVNCQKFNRECLYLGPKLDEASQMRLTEIKEQVGSLERALERDVAKGAASSGGHRGGGGAFGMGGIMGLRRRGSGVSTWGDNSIRRKRGGDGNGEGDGDGDGDGDDGEGEDYDGAEGEGGEHEEGEEDLEITPLVTNDVAYDENETDDVIDLGIQVGKMRITERIGGMSRPRLAEEIQVGIGSPRMGNASNPNGVQQQQQVDTDMSYADANNISGYQAIIDQDGNVTEHVPDFLRPSAAYIPPTSGFFFGQTGHPPSLIHFLPDKFIGDGLVARYFAAVHPIARCVHKQSFETLYDGFWLEVLNNIEPRASVQAVVFAAWFSACVSMEEEEVQREFGWYKTQLLEKMKIGTESALARANFLRTTKVETLQAFVMYMIPLCREEVSRAHSVLVGAAVRMAECMGLHRDGEAFGLNPLETHVRRLIWHQLCFLDIRTCEAQGPKPTIRRDDYDTRLPLNCEEDAFVNHPGYPAVPQDHQWTSTLLTIMRFEVNEMMRIIWSDRRKLEARKMDLTPVIAKIENFRKRMVEKYNPMLDDRVPIQRYTRYVMNLLIYRLHAMVLHPYHSNTAHPLPERLNGLLVESGILIIEHSIALETTPEFRDWAWYLGAYQQYQIALLLATEIYYRPNNTKADRIWACLDWVFQLECEMPRQEKSLRILTEIMSKTSVYTSMRKMRAPTNLVRAVPGKQAIKESPPPPTPMMMMQTSSQQQQQQQSYDAHQQAQHHHHQQQMMMQQQQQQQQQQQQQPLVLKQEPGLQTPTMPPSSSMSMSAAAAMTSIHILSLPNSSMNGSLSPAEQHHQQQHHHQQQQQQQQLLLLQQHHHHHHQVQHSQHLQSQHHPQHPQQQQQQQQQQQHHQSHVHVQQHHQQNQWPPSQQPHWHHNTNTNNNNNNNMPPPNMVYAGVSDGAVLWGLPPGNSNNPGSPENSSSSDGGSVVNHAHAHGHGHGHGGGQVGGGGRNGSVVGGGGSSGSSAGNGNGNEGGGAGNGSSSRGAAGGSGSGGGGGGSGRGNGGSGGGNAGGTTIGGGINVDWNLIESLFPTHPETGQPSFQAFAEPVISFVDGVPVPTMPSSSSSQQQHQQQQQQQQQQQQQQQQQQQQQTLQQSGTSSGSGSGGHGLPVRVGTGQGQGHGQGRMKGEE; the protein is encoded by the exons ATGGCATCGCAGACTACAGGGGCGCAACATatccagcatcatcatcagcatcaacaacacgCCGTTTCCTCAACGTCAGCAGCtaatcaacagcaacaagccTATTCAGCCAGCATACCTCCAGCCGTGAGCATGTCATCAACAATCATGGGTGGTTTATCCTCCCTTCCGCCGACAAGCGCacatcagcaacagcagaaTAGCTTCCGACGAACAAGTGTCGCCTCGTCCATAACCACGGCCACGCTAGACGACGACCAGATGGTCACCCCGATGTCCACCCCACGAAGTCTTGaccccaacagcagcaacaacctctACGGACCCGGACCATCCTCCATGGGTCTCGACATGGGAATGCTCGGAGTcggagtaggaggaggaggaaacaTAAACGGGTTACTAGGCGGCATTGGATCCGGAatgggcagcagcagcagcaacagcagcagtcaACAACCCATCGTCTCATCCGCCCAaatgaacaacaacaacaccatcatgTCCATCGCCACAGGCATTTCCGCCGGACTGTCCACCAATTACccccccaacaacaacctccctctccccaacATGCCCATACCCATGtccatgcccatgcccatATCCATGGTACCCATATCCAGTATGTCCAGCCTCACCAGTACCCTACCTCTATCCAACAACCCACACCGCCCTCTCTCCCAACACCCCTCCCAACACACCGGGGGCCAACATACCGGAGGCCAAAAACCCATTCGCCGACGCATGCGCATGATCACTTCATGCCTCGAATGTCGTCGGCGCAAACTCAAATGCAACAAGTGCAAACCGTGCGTCAACTGCCAAAAGTTCAATCGCGAATGTCTCTATCTAGGTCCCAAACTAGACGAAGCTTCCCAGATGCGATTAACGGAAATCAAAGAGCAGGTTGGGTCCTTGGAACGGGCGTTGGAGAGGGATGTAGCTAAGGGCGCTGCTTCTTCGGGTGGAcatagaggaggaggtggggcATTCGGGATGGGTGGGATAATGggattgaggaggagggggagtgGTGTTTCTACTTGGGGGGATAATAGcataagaagaaaaagggggggagatggaaatggggagggggatggggacggggatggggatggggatgatggagagggagaagattACGACGGagcagagggagaagggggagaacatgaagagggagaggaagactTGGAGATTACGCCGTTGGTGACGAATGATGTGGCGTATGATGAGAATGAGACGGATGATGTGATTGATTTGGGGATACAAGTGGGTAAGATGAGGATCACGGAGAGGATTGGGGGGATGAGTAGGCCTAggttggcggaggag ATCCAAGTCGGCATTGGAAGTCCTCGTATGGGGAACGCGTCCAACCCAAACGGagtacagcagcagcagcaggtagACACAGACATGAGCTACGCGGATGCCAACAACATCTCAGGATACCAAGCCATCATCGACCAAGACGGGAACGTAACCGAACATGTCCCTGACTTTCTCCGTCCTAGCGCGGCATACATTCCTCCTACCAGcggcttcttctttgggCAAACTGGCCACCCTCCTTCGCTCATCCACTTCCTGCCAGACAAATTCATCGGTGACGGGCTCGTGGCTCGATACTTTGCCGCCGTGCACCCCATTGCTCGATGTGTCCATAAGCAGTCCTTCGAGACCCTGTATGACGGGTTCTGGCTAGAAGTGCTCAACAACATCGAGCCGAGAGCGTCGGTACAGGCGGTGGTATTTGCTGCCTGGTTCAGTGCCTGCGTGAgtatggaggaggaggaggtgcagAGGGAATTTGGGTGGTACAAGACGCAGTTgctggagaagatgaagattgGGACGGAGAGCGCGCTGGCGAGGGCCAACTTCTTGAGGACCACCAAGGTCGAGACACTGCAGGCTTTTGTCATGTACATG ATCCCCCTCTGCAGAGAAGAAGTTTCCCGAGCTCACTCCGTCCTCGTCGGCGCCGCCGTCCGCATGGCCGAATGCATGGGCCTCCATCGGGACGGTGAAGCCTTTGGTCTTAATCCCTTGGAAACCCACGTCCGTCGACTCATCTGGCACCAGCTCTGCTTCCTCGACATCCGGACCTGCGAAGCTCAAGGTCCCAAGCCCACCATCCGACGAGACGACTACGACACCCGCCTTCCCCTAAACTGCGAAGAAGACGCCTTCGTCAACCATCCCGGCTACCCTGCTGTCCCACAAGACCACCAATGGACTTCTACCCTGCTGACCATCATGCGCTTCGAAGTCAACGAGATGATGCGCATCATCTGGTCGGACCGCCGCAAGCTCGAGGCCCGCAAGATGGATCTCACGCCCGTCATTGCCAAAATCGAAAACTTCCGCAAGCGCATGGTGGAAAAGTACAATCCCATGCTAGACGACCGGGTTCCCATCCAACGATACACCCGATATGTCATGAACCTGCTCATCTACCGACTCCACGCCATGGTATTGCACCCCTACCACAGCAACACGGCCCACCCGCTTCCCGAGCGCCTGAACGGGCTGCTAGTCGAAAGCGGCATCCTGATCATCGAGCATTCCATCGCGCTCGAGACCACGCCCGAGTTCCGCGACTGGGCATGGTACCTGGGTGCCTACCAGCAGTACCAAATCGCGCTCTTGCTCGCGACCGAGATTTATTATCGgcccaacaacaccaaggcCGATCGCATCTGGGCGTGTCTGGACTGGGTCTTCCAGCTCGAGTGCGAGATGCCGAGACAGGAGAAGAGCTTGCGGATCTTGACTGAGATCATGAGCAAGACGAGCGTGTACACGAGCATGCGCAAGATGCGGGCCCCGACGAACTTGGTCAGGGCGGTGCCGGGTAAGCAGGCCATTAAGGAatcgcctccgccgccgacaccgatgatgatgatgcagacgtcgtcgcagcagcagcagcagcagcagtcgtATGACGCTCATCAGCAGGctcagcatcaccatcatcaacaacaaatgATGatgcaacaacagcagcagcagcagcagcagcagcaacaacaacccctaGTTCTCAAACAGGAACCCGGCCTCCAAACACCCACCATgcctccatcctcttccatgtccatgtccgccgccgcagccatGACTTCCATTCATATCCTCTCCCTTCCAAACTCGAGCATGAATGGCTCCCTCTCTCCAGCTGAacagcaccaccaacaacagcaccaccatcaacagcaacaacaacaacaacagttgctcctcctccaacagcaccaccaccaccaccaccaagtgCAACATTCCCAACACCTACAATCCCAACACCATCCGCAGCacccacagcagcagcaacagcagcagcagcagcagcaacatcaccaGTCCCATGTACACGTgcagcagcaccatcaaCAAAACCAATGGCCCCCCTCCCAACAACCCCACTGGCACCACaataccaacaccaacaataacaacaacaacaacatgccGCCACCCAACATGGTGTACGCAGGGGTCTCGGACGGCGCCGTCCTCTGGGGGTTGCCGCCTGGGAATAGCAATAACCCGGGGAGTCCGGAGaacagtagtagtagtgatGGGGGGAGTGTGGTGAATCATGCTCATGCTCATGGTCATGGTCATGGTCATGGAGGGGGGCAAgtagggggaggggggaggaatGGGAGTGTTGTTGGGGGCGGGGGTTCTAGTGGCTCTAGTGCTGGTAacgggaatgggaatgagggtggtggtgcaggtaatggcagcagcagtcgtggtgctgctggtggtagtggtagtggagggggaggaggagggtcaggcagaggaaatggaggaagtggtggagGAAATGCAGGCGGGACGACGATAGGTGGTGGGATAAATGTTGATTGG AACCTAATCGAATCCCTCTTCCCCACTCACCCCGAAACAGGCCAACCATCTTTCCAAGCCTTTGCCGAGCCAGTCATTTCCTTTGTGGACGGCGTTCCGGTACCTACCAtgccttcttcgtcttcttctcagcagcaacatcaacagcaacagcaacagcaacagcaacagcaacagcaacagcaacagcaacagcagcaacagacaCTACAACAGTCGGGGACATCGTCGGGTTCGGGTTCGGGAGGGCATGGATTACCAGTCAGAGTGGGAacaggacaaggacaaggacatgGACAAGGGAGGATGAAAGGGGAGGAATAG
- the ham-6 gene encoding PRO41 protein produces the protein MGKLIKNHWARLIILAAGTYQVAAALEGFFWPKIFWDFLTKTLDAAVKPIPILQIINLVFGLLLIAWEWPLGFIAGSSFHRSLEARLAVLPLTALAAALIYQGTNAAIYQVIGLAVYFWAYSEGEMICAKPWTLPQRGGKTGRV, from the exons ATGGGAAAACTCATCAAGAACCACTGGGCGAGACTCATTATCCTGGCCGCTGGAACTT ACCAAGTCGCAGCCGCACTCGAGGGATTCTTCTGGCCCAAGATCTTTTGGGATTTCCTCACCAAAACGCTAGACGCCGCCGTCAAGCCGATACCGATTCTGCAAATCATCAACCTCGTCTTCGGACTCCTGCTCATCGCTTGGGAGTGGCCGCTTGGTTTCATCGCCGGATCCAGCTTTCACCGCAGTCTTGAGGCCCGCCTGGCCGTCCTTCCGCTTACCGCCCTGGCCGCCGCCCTCATCTACCAAGGGACCAACGCCGCTATTTATCAGGTGATTGGGCTGGCCGTGTACTTTTGGGCATATAGCGAGGGAGAG ATGATTTGCGCAAAGCCTTGGACATTACCACAGCGTGGTGGCAAGACTGGACGTGTATGA
- a CDS encoding RNA binding protein, whose translation MRGGAHELKVHYKGNNEEDFLVFVDSKDDYNKWLGDKSTPLAQVVSVFEVFTTHKQGSQGIYSAASQAMLENEFGTKNAEDAIKQVLEKGHLQEMAFPERQGRKNDSNNDAFITR comes from the exons ATGCGCGGCGGTGCCCACGAGCTCAAGGTCCACTACAAGGGCAACAACGAAGAGgacttcctcgtcttcgtcgacAGCAAGGACGACTACAACAAGTGGCTCGGCGACAAGTCAACTCCTCTGGCCCAAGTCGTTTCCGTCTTCGAGGTCTTCACCACCCACAAGCAAGGCAGCCAGGGTATCTACTCGGCCGCGTCCCAGGCGATGCTCGAGAACGAGTTTGGCACCAAGAACGCAGAGGATGCCATTAAGCAGGTTTTGGAGAAGGGCCATTTGCAGGAGATGGCG TTCCCCGAGCgccaaggaaggaagaatgaCTCCAACAACGACGCGTTTATCACCCGTTAA